A genomic segment from Montipora foliosa isolate CH-2021 chromosome 9, ASM3666993v2, whole genome shotgun sequence encodes:
- the LOC137972108 gene encoding uncharacterized protein, giving the protein METKTSVSFANIFMAKIETTLIQQSETKPKEWRRYIDDIFSLWDSDKKDVDQFIEQANKFHPTIKFTAEISENEITFLDTVVFKGERFKNESILDIKTHYKPTETFQYTHFNSCHPPGVKNGFIKGKAMRLLRTNSSKTTFEESLVKFKQRLRTRGYPKTVIERSLSGVNFAARPSALTQKKKANERILPFVTTYHPAVSNLKQTLMEQWSVIQNQPLLKTIYLKPPIISYKRGKSLKDTLVRSKI; this is encoded by the coding sequence ATGGAAACTAAAACGTCAGTATCATTTGCCAATATTTTCATGGCTAAAATTGAAACAACGCTGATACAACAAAGCGAAACCAAGCCAAAAGAATGGAGACGATATATTGACGATATCTTCTCCCTCTGGGACAGTGATAAAAAAGACGTGGATCAATTTATTGAACAAGCTAACAAATTCCACCCTACCATCAAATTCACGGCCGAAATATCAGAGAACGAGATTACCTTCCTCGACACAGTGGTGTTCAAAGGAGAAAGATTCAAAAATGAATCCATTTTGGACATCAAAActcactacaaacctactgaaacctttcaatatacacatttcaactcCTGCCATCCACCCGGCGTTAAAAATGGTTTCATTAAAGGCAAAGCAATGAGACTGCTtagaactaactcttcaaaaacaacatttgaggagagccttgtgaaattcaaacaacgcCTGAGGACACGCGGCTATCCTAAAACAGTCATAGAAAGGTCTCTTTCAGGGGTTAACTTTGCTGCTAGACCATCGGctttaacacaaaagaaaaaggctaatgagaggattttgccttttgtaactaCGTACCACCCAGCAGTGAGCAACCTCAAACAGACACTGATGGAACAATGGAGTGTAATACAAAATCAGCCTCTGCTGAAAACTATTTATTTGAAACCTCCGATAATATCgtacaaaagaggtaaatctctaaagGATACGCTTGTTAGATCAAAAATCTAA